One segment of Zymoseptoria tritici IPO323 chromosome 2, whole genome shotgun sequence DNA contains the following:
- a CDS encoding plasma membrane iron permease (Putative Iron permease FTR1) yields MVNVFAVPVFFICFRECLECTIIVSILLAFLKQSIGGPSSDKVVYKKLVRQIWMGIAAGLAVCIVIGGAFIGVFYGVGKDFFGKAEDIWEGVFSLIACIIITIMGIGFLRVSKLQEKWRVKISQALEKHHAGQGLGMRSRFKLWCEKYAMFLLPFITVLREGLEAVVFIGGVGLGLPAKSFPLAVVCGLASGIAIGYIIYRGGHSTKLQIFLTISTCFLYLIASGLFSKAVWDFEMNSWSKIIGGDAAETGSGPGSYDIRKSVWHVNKANPEINGGGGWGIFNSIFGWTNSATYGSVIAYNLYWLAIIIAFGSLGFYEKRGHWPLMKAKAKAPSVDSEGAESDSTSQDHAEKDKTGVHVTASDGRQLSA; encoded by the exons ATGGTGAACGTATTTGCTGTGCCGG tcttcttcatctgctTCCGAGAATGTCTCGAATGCACCATCATCGTCTCCATCCTGCTGGCTTTCCTCAAGCAGAGCATCGGCGGACCGAGTAGCGACAAGGTCGTCTACAAGAAACTCGTGCGACAGATCTGGATGGGGATAGCCGCTGGTCTCGCAGTGTGCATCGTGATCGGCGGCGCCTTCATCGGAGTCTTCTATGGCGTGGGAAAGGACTTTTTCGGCAAAGCAGAGGACATCTGGGAGGGCGTCTTCTCGCTCATCGCATGCATCATCATTACCATCATGGGCATCGGTTTCCTCCGAGTCTCCAAGCTGCAAGAGAAGTGGAGGGTCAAGATCTCTCAGGCTCTGGAGAAGCACCATGCGGGCCAAGGACTTGGTATGAGGTCGCGCTTCAAGCTGTGGTGTGAGAAGTACGCCATGTTCCTGCTGCCGTTCATCACCGTGCTTCGCGAAGGTCTCGAGGCGgtcgtcttcatcggagGCGTCGGCCTTGGGTTGCCTGCGAAGTCGTTTCCGCTGGCCGTAGTGTGCGGCCTTGCCTCTGGCATTGCAATCGGATACATCATCTACCG TGGCGGTCACTCCACGAAGCTTCAGATCTTCCTGACCATCTCAACATGTTTCTTGTACCTCATCGCCAGTG GACTCTTCTCCAAAGCCGTCTGGGATTTCGAGATGAATTCCTGGAGCAAGATCATCGGTGGTGATGCCGCCGAGACCGGCTCCGGACCTGGCTCATATGACATCCGCAAATCTGTCTGGCACGTCAACAAAGCCAACCCAGAGATCAacggcggtggtggatggGGCATTTTCAACTCCATCTTCGGCTGGACCAACAGTGCCACCTACGGCTCCGTCATCGCGTACAACCTGTACTGGCTGGCAATTATCATCGCTTTCGGCTCTCTGGGCTTCTACGAGAAGCGAGGCCACTGGCCGCTTATGAAGGCAAAGGCAAAGGCGCCATCGGTCGATTCGGAGGGCGCGGAGAGCGACTCCACCAGTCAAGACCATGCCGAGAAAGACAAGACTGGAGTGCATGTCACCGCCAGTGATGGGCGTCAGCTTTCAGCATGA